Part of the Pseudomonadota bacterium genome is shown below.
CTTCATCGGAACCTTTGCCTGACGGCAAAGAACCCGTGAAGCACTTAGCCTTGCATAAGTTTCTTCATCGGAACCTTTGCCTGACGGCAAAGAACCCGTGAAGCACTTAACAATTTCTTGTTTTTTTTACCCCTCAAGGGGGTACTGAAAATAGTGACAGACTTTCAGGAGTAAGGTACTAAAAGCTTTTTTAATGATTGACCAGGTCGATTTTATGGTCAAAAGAAAATTCGGGATCACTCTGGCCCGTATGGCAGACGATGCAGGTATCCTGGGTGATGGTCACGCCATACGGCTTTTTGGGATTTTTGACATGCTGGTGGGCTGAACCGTGGCACTGCTCACACTGGACATCGAATAAATGCGGGGTTTTTTTCGGACTCAAAAACCCAACCCCGTTTAAAGGATTTTTTTTGCCGGTGACATGGCAGGGCAGACAGTCCGGACAGTAGTCTTTGCATTTTTTCTGCAGGCTGGCATACGCCCGCCCGTGGCGGCTGGTTTTCCAGTCAGCGACAATCTCCGGATGGCATTGGGCGCAGGTCTGGAAACCCACGTAGGTTGAAGTCTGCTGTTCATCCGTGCCGCTTTCGTCCGCTGCTTTTTCCAGCCTGATATAATAATTTCTCAGCCAGATTTCATAATCATTGACCAGTTTGGCGATTTTTGGCTCCGGCTTTATATCTTCTTTACTGACTTTCAGGCTGCTGTACTTTATCGGTTTCCGGCTGGCGAAATCCCAGTCAAGGTAGTTAACTGTTTTGCCGTGATTGTTGTTTTTGACCAGGTAGCTTTTCCCGGCAGCCTCCGGGGTGGCCATGATGCCCCGTTGGGTAGCCAGGATAGCCAGATCAATGCCGGGTACCTGACTGATTATTTTTCTGGCCTTGCGGTCGGAAAAATGGAGGACAGTGATAGCCAGATCATGGGGCACGGCGGCAAGAATTTTTTTCAGGCTGGCAGCCGGCTCCTCAATCCGTAGTCCATGAATGGCTTTTTTCCCCACCCTGGGGTCCATCAGAGAAGTAATGAGGATTTTACGACCGCTTTTATGCAGTACGACATAGGGTTTGATTCCCAGTTTATTGACATTCTTCAGGTTGCTGCATACCAGCGGCATGGTTCCGGCGGCCTTCACCAGTGCGGTGATAATCATATTACCATCAATGAGTTCCTGGAATCCGGGGGTCAGGACATCACAGTCCATCTGCTGATAAACTTTGGTGATGATGGAAGTCTGCCGGCGATTGAGTTCATAGTCCCTTTTGATGGATGGTTTGGTCAGGTTGCCGGTGTTGATCAGCAGCAATTGGTTCGCGGGGTGTTCCTGCTGCATGGCCGTGATGATCGTCTTTTGTCGGGGCAGACCGCCCATCTGGTGGCGGTGTCAGCCGCAAAGATTAAGATAACCGTTAATGCCCCCGATGTAGACGAGGCGCAGGGGTTCAGACTTTTGGCTGGTGGTGGTGGCCGACAGCTGATGACTGAATCCGAGGATACAGACGGTTATCAGCAGCCAGGTACATAGTTTTTTCATCTTTAACCTCATTTTCAGGGGAATTCCTGATCACTATTCGTTTTGACACTTTGTTAAAAAAAAGGTAAACTCCAGTCCGTTTTCGCTAATATAGGACAGTTTGCAGTAAGATAGCAAGGTGATTAACTAAGGTATTATGGACAGTATTAGCATTAAAGGTGCCCGGGAACATAATCTGCAGAATATTGATCTGGAGATTCCCCGCCATCAGCTGGTGGTGGTTACCGGTTTGAGTGGTTCCGGTAAATCCTCCCTGGCTTTTGATACCATCTATGCCGAGGGCCAGCGTCGTTATGTAGAGTCTCTGTCGGCCTATGCCCGTCAGTTCCTGCAGTTGATGGATAAACCGGATGTGGACGAGATTACCGGTTTATCACCGGCCATCGCGATCGAACAGAAGCGGGTTTCCCATAATCCCCGTTCTACTGTGGGGACCGTAACCGAGATTTATGACTACCTGCGACTGCTTTACGCCCGGGTGGGAACCCCCTATTGCTACCAGTGCGGGCAGGAGATCAGTTCGCAGACGGTTGCCCAGATTGTTGACGCGGTGATCGCTTTACCATCCGGGAGCCGGTTGCTGATTCTGGCTCCCCTGGTGCAGGGGCGCAAGGGTGAATATCGCCAGCTGTTTGCCGATCTGCTTCGTGAAGGTTTTCTTCGGGTTGAAGTGGATGGCCGGATTTACCCGCTGGAAGAAGTCCCGGAGCTTGATCGTTACCGGATTCATGATATTGC
Proteins encoded:
- a CDS encoding multiheme c-type cytochrome gives rise to the protein MGGLPRQKTIITAMQQEHPANQLLLINTGNLTKPSIKRDYELNRRQTSIITKVYQQMDCDVLTPGFQELIDGNMIITALVKAAGTMPLVCSNLKNVNKLGIKPYVVLHKSGRKILITSLMDPRVGKKAIHGLRIEEPAASLKKILAAVPHDLAITVLHFSDRKARKIISQVPGIDLAILATQRGIMATPEAAGKSYLVKNNNHGKTVNYLDWDFASRKPIKYSSLKVSKEDIKPEPKIAKLVNDYEIWLRNYYIRLEKAADESGTDEQQTSTYVGFQTCAQCHPEIVADWKTSRHGRAYASLQKKCKDYCPDCLPCHVTGKKNPLNGVGFLSPKKTPHLFDVQCEQCHGSAHQHVKNPKKPYGVTITQDTCIVCHTGQSDPEFSFDHKIDLVNH